The proteins below are encoded in one region of Xenopus laevis strain J_2021 chromosome 8L, Xenopus_laevis_v10.1, whole genome shotgun sequence:
- the LOC108699574 gene encoding C-reactive protein-like, whose translation MEMRVLWLLLIAGSMAREDMDRSVFLFPRSSVADYVVLTPMVTEPLDKLTVCLRSYSTGRRYAFFNVGTPNSQIKMSLVLQSMSCHSELPYCFSSIVINNTQVSIPEKADSLEWNHICVTWDSDTGVLQLWVNGKVSPRTVLKEGFSIDLQDGITLGQKKDPFYNTWDSQISFQGEISDVHMWNWVLSPVNIRKVLLNKWFRHGNVISWRSLNYTINGNVTVQPKLQSKHGSESGSSHHPRLFQ comes from the exons aTGGAGATGCGAGTTCTTTGGCTTTTGCTCATTGCTGGATCCATGGCACgagaag ACATGGATAGAAGTGTCTTCCTCTTCCCCAGAAGTTCTGTTGCTGATTATGTGGTTCTGACCCCAATGGTGACTGAGCCTTTAGATAAACTCACCGTTTGCTTGAGGAGCTACTCAACTGGCAGAAGATATGCTTTTTTTAATGTGGGCACCCCAAACTCACAGATAAAAATGTCTCTTGTCCTCCAGTCCATGTCGTGTCACTCAGAATTGCCGTACTGTTTCTCCAGCATCGTTATAAACAATACGCAGGTGTCCATTCCTGAAAAGGCTGATTCTCTGGAGTGGAATCACATCTGTGTGACCTGGGACTCTGACACTGGAGTTCTACAGCTTTGGGTTAATGGAAAAGTCTCCCCTCGCACAGTACTGAAGGAAGGCTTTTCTATTGATCTCCAGGACGGTATCACCCTGGGTCAGAAGAAGGATCCTTTTTATAATACGTGGGATTCACAAATTTCATTTCAAGGGGAAATAAGTGATGTCCATATGTGGAATTGGGTTTTGTCTCCTGTGAACATAAGGAAGGTTCTGCTAAATAAATGGTTTAGACATGGGAATGTCATTAGCTGGAGGTCGCTGAACTACACTATTAATGGAAATGTCACTGTTCAACCCAAACTCCAGAGTAAACATGGCagtgagtctggcagctcacaCCATCCACGGCTGTTTCAATAA